A genomic region of Trifolium pratense cultivar HEN17-A07 linkage group LG3, ARS_RC_1.1, whole genome shotgun sequence contains the following coding sequences:
- the LOC123914177 gene encoding probable polyamine transporter At3g13620 gives MGAIDSDSLHSSTQDSYHQPLLNQRVDDEEDSNPKTKSQKKLALLPLIFLIYFEVSGGPYGEEATVSAAGPLFAILGFVIFPFIWSIPEALLTAELATTFPGNGGFVIWANEAFGPFWGSLMGYWKFFSGVINLASFPVLCIDYLKLVIPVLSSGLPRYVSIFVSTSLLSFLNYSGLAIVGYTAVVLGVISLLPFVIMSLIALPKIDPSRWVSLGEEGVKKDWTLFFNTIFWNLNFWDNASTLAGEVEEPRKTFPKALFFAGLLTCLSYIIPLLATTGAMPLDQKVWVDGYFANVAYLIAGNWLKYWMEIGAVLSLIGLFEAQLSSAAYQLLGMSDLGFLPKVFGERSKFNTPWLAILISTIVAMSMTLLSFTEIISTVNFLYSLGMLLEFASFLKLRKKFPTMKRPFRVPLGFFGLILMCFVPSVLLVYVMMVATKIVFVASGLLTLLGIVLYYFLNLCKSKKWIEFNGVGDKLDEDEDIII, from the coding sequence ATGGGTGCTATTGATTCTGATTCCCTTCATTCTTCAACACAAGATTCATATCATCAACCTCTTCTAAACCAAAGGGTCGATGATGAAGAAGATTCAAATCCAAAAaccaaatcacaaaaaaaactaGCTCTTCTCCCTCTAATTTTTCTCATCTATTTTGAAGTTTCTGGTGGCCCTTATGGTGAAGAAGCAACAGTAAGTGCTGCAGGTCCACTTTTTGCAATTCTTGGATTTGTAATTTTCCCTTTTATATGGAGTATACCAGAGGCTCTTTTAACTGCAGAATTAGCTACGACTTTCCCTGGAAATGGTGGATTTGTTATTTGGGCTAATGAAGCTTTTGGCCCATTTTGGGGTTCTTTAATGGGCTATTGGAAATTTTTCAGTGGTGTCATAAATTTAGCATCTTTTCCTGTTTTATGTATAGATTACCTCAAACTTGTGATTCCTGTCTTGTCTTCAGGTTTACCTCGTTATGTCTCAATTTTTGTCTCAACTTCTTTGTTGTCTTTTTTGAATTATTCAGGTTTAGCTATAGTTGGTTATACTGCAGTTGTTTTAGGTGTTATTTCGCTTTTACCCTTTGTGATAATGTCTTTGATTGCATTGCCTAAGATTGATCCTAGTAGATGGGTAAGTTTAGGTGAAGAAGGTGTGAAAAAAGATTggacacttttttttaatacaattttttggaACTTGAATTTTTGGGATAATGCTAGTACTTTAGCTGGTGAAGTTGAAGAGCCACGTAAAACTTTTCCAAAAGCTTTGTTTTTTGCTGGATTGTTAACTTGTTTAAGTTATATAATTCCTTTGTTGGCTACTACTGGTGCTATGCCACTTGATCAAAAAGTTTGGGTTGATGGATATTTTGCAAATGTGGCTTATTTGATTGCTGGAAATTGGTTGAAATATTGGATGGAAATTGGTGCTGTTTTATCACTTATTGGATTATTTGAAGCTCAATTAAGTAGTGCTGCATATCAACTTTTGGGTATGTCTGATTTGGGATTTTTACCAAAAGTATTTGGTGAAAGGTCAAAGTTTAATACTCCTTGGTTGGCTATTTTGATTTCAACAATAGTAGCAATGTCCATGACTCTTTTAAGTTTTACAGAGATTATATCTACTGTGAATTTCTTGTATAGTTTAGGGATGCTTTTGGAGTTTGCTTCTTTCCTTAAGTTGAGGAAAAAGTTCCCTACAATGAAAAGGCCTTTTAGGGTTCCACTTGGATTCTTTGGTTTGATTCTAATGTGCTTTGTTCCATCAGTACTTTTGGTTTATGTGATGATGGTTGCTACCAAAATTGTCTTTGTGGCTAGTGGTTTATTAACCTTGTTAGGGATAGTGTTGTATTATTTCTTGAATCTTTGCAAGTCTAAGAAATGGATTGAATTCAATGGCGTAGGAGATAAAttggatgaagatgaagatattATTATATAG